From a region of the Candidatus Rhabdochlamydia porcellionis genome:
- a CDS encoding IS630 transposase-related protein has product MTAVFYACKRLKITLKKDTLLSRKR; this is encoded by the coding sequence ATAACTGCGGTCTTTTACGCATGTAAAAGACTAAAGATTACTTTAAAAAAAGACACCCTTCTATCAAGAAAGAGATGA